From Veillonella dispar, one genomic window encodes:
- a CDS encoding Rqc2 family fibronectin-binding protein: MNLDGLTMSVLAKELNERLQTGQIQKLYQIDKTTLLFKIRALNEDQNLIVTVGATPAMYLSKPLQDLPKEPSSLCMFLRKHIEGSRIVKVEQINGDRIMCIQTDKLEMDGSITSTFIYVELMGKYSNCIFVQDGVILESLIHVSPLMNRERSISPKLDYELPPNANRVSLMDFDYEEIRNLLTSFGNGNVQQSIRAIFNGFGKPLLDEVLWTANLDGDESITDLSPDQIDTLAKALYELKAKLQDSHGLLTLINENNKKAHATFTLHNYKVVKEYSTISEALEESIHNTKSIHTADKELEKILTAAIKKEEVRHQKIKDELDDTNKMDTYKLYGDILMINAHLQVQYEPSIQLTNLLSEEGELLTIPLKPNLTIVENGQWYYKLYTKLKNRMVSGEYQLNASTTKLEYLKSILYSISLATTRESLEEIRKECMDAGIIKKSKKPLSYKLGKSNYIHLTIDEGEIFIGRNNQQNEYLTHRFAKPTDIWFHTQDIQGSHLILRLNVEPDDMILSKVAQYAAYFSKARETSKVPVDYTYIKNIKKPPGSPLGFVIFNTHQTMIVEPKKPDNYTE; this comes from the coding sequence ATGAATTTAGACGGACTTACCATGTCTGTTCTCGCTAAAGAATTAAACGAGCGATTACAAACAGGTCAAATACAAAAATTATATCAAATAGATAAAACTACATTACTATTTAAAATTCGAGCCCTTAACGAAGATCAAAACTTGATTGTTACCGTTGGTGCAACCCCTGCAATGTATCTTAGCAAACCGCTCCAGGATTTACCAAAAGAACCAAGTTCACTATGTATGTTTTTACGTAAACATATTGAAGGTAGCCGCATTGTAAAGGTGGAACAAATTAATGGGGACCGAATCATGTGTATCCAAACGGATAAGCTTGAAATGGATGGATCTATTACAAGTACATTTATCTATGTAGAATTAATGGGCAAATATTCAAACTGTATCTTTGTGCAAGATGGAGTCATTTTAGAATCCTTAATTCACGTATCCCCTTTAATGAATCGTGAACGGTCTATTAGTCCTAAGCTTGACTATGAATTACCACCAAATGCTAATCGTGTAAGTTTGATGGACTTCGATTATGAAGAAATAAGAAATCTACTGACTTCCTTTGGTAATGGTAATGTACAACAATCTATACGAGCTATCTTTAACGGTTTTGGTAAACCTTTATTAGATGAAGTATTATGGACTGCCAATCTAGATGGTGATGAATCTATAACTGATTTAAGTCCAGATCAAATAGATACATTAGCTAAGGCATTATATGAGCTAAAAGCAAAACTCCAAGACAGTCATGGCTTGCTTACTTTAATCAATGAGAATAATAAAAAAGCACACGCTACCTTTACGTTACACAATTATAAAGTAGTAAAAGAATATAGTACGATTTCAGAGGCTCTAGAAGAATCGATTCACAATACAAAATCAATTCACACTGCTGATAAAGAATTAGAAAAGATTTTAACAGCGGCTATCAAGAAAGAAGAAGTTCGTCATCAAAAAATCAAAGATGAATTAGATGACACCAATAAAATGGATACCTATAAACTATATGGCGATATCTTAATGATTAATGCCCACTTACAGGTACAATATGAACCTTCTATCCAATTAACAAATCTTCTTTCTGAAGAAGGAGAGTTATTAACAATCCCCTTAAAGCCAAATCTTACGATTGTAGAAAACGGACAATGGTATTATAAGCTCTATACAAAATTAAAAAATCGTATGGTCAGCGGCGAATATCAACTTAATGCTAGTACTACAAAACTGGAATATCTCAAATCGATTTTATATAGTATTTCATTAGCCACTACCCGTGAAAGCTTAGAGGAAATTCGAAAAGAATGTATGGATGCGGGCATTATAAAAAAATCCAAGAAACCACTATCTTATAAGCTAGGTAAATCGAATTACATTCATTTAACCATTGATGAAGGCGAAATATTTATTGGTCGTAACAATCAACAAAACGAATATTTAACCCATCGATTTGCAAAACCAACCGATATTTGGTTCCATACACAAGATATTCAAGGTTCTCACCTCATATTAAGACTTAATGTAGAGCCTGATGATATGATTTTATCAAAGGTTGCTCAATATGCAGCATATTTTAGTAAGGCTCGCGAGACTAGTAAGGTGCCTGTAGACTATACATATATTAAAAATATCAAAAAACCACCTGGGTCTCCTCTTGGATTTGTTATCTTTAATACTCATCAAACAATGATTGTAGAGCCTAAAAAACCCGATAATTATACTGAATAA
- the coaD gene encoding pantetheine-phosphate adenylyltransferase has protein sequence MRIGVCPGSFDPVTNGHVDIFERGSRLVDKLIIAVSSNPNKNSLFTMEERVEMIRNSVKHIPNVEIDCTGGLLNEYVKSKNATIIIRGLRALSDFEYEFQRALFAKYLDDDIETVFIMTNNKYSFVSSTGIRELAKFGGKLDGLVPDDVKEKLEERFNTVHNK, from the coding sequence GTGCGTATAGGTGTGTGTCCGGGTAGTTTTGACCCAGTTACAAATGGACATGTTGATATTTTTGAACGCGGCAGTCGATTAGTTGATAAATTAATCATTGCTGTTAGCTCAAATCCGAATAAAAATTCCTTGTTTACCATGGAAGAACGGGTAGAGATGATTCGAAATTCTGTCAAACATATTCCTAATGTTGAGATTGATTGTACAGGCGGTTTGCTTAACGAATATGTTAAATCTAAGAATGCTACTATAATCATTCGTGGTTTGCGCGCGTTAAGTGACTTTGAATATGAATTTCAACGTGCTTTGTTTGCAAAATATTTGGATGATGATATTGAAACTGTATTTATTATGACTAATAATAAATACTCTTTCGTCAGCTCCACAGGTATTCGTGAACTTGCAAAATTTGGCGGTAAGCTAGATGGGTTAGTTCCGGATGATGTTAAGGAAAAACTTGAAGAACGCTTTAATACGGTCCATAATAAATAG
- the rsmD gene encoding 16S rRNA (guanine(966)-N(2))-methyltransferase RsmD: protein MRIIGGTAKGHTIKAPKGVDTRPTLDRVRESVFNVLSNRGIFGTHVLDIFSGTGAVAIEALSRGAAHAVAVDFKTGKLILENAKHCHVEDRLEIIPRKLSQLKNYIMGQQFDYIFSDPPYENGFIQDTIDLVVTYDLLKPDGVLLLEHHKDEAFTLPESWECIKEQKFGYTMVSYFVNIAERS, encoded by the coding sequence ATGCGAATTATTGGCGGAACTGCAAAGGGACATACTATAAAAGCACCTAAAGGGGTAGATACTAGACCTACACTTGATCGTGTTCGTGAAAGTGTGTTTAATGTATTATCTAATAGAGGTATATTTGGTACTCATGTATTAGATATATTTTCTGGTACAGGTGCAGTAGCTATTGAAGCCTTAAGTCGTGGTGCAGCACATGCGGTAGCGGTAGACTTTAAAACAGGAAAATTGATTTTAGAGAATGCAAAACACTGTCATGTGGAAGATCGGTTAGAAATCATTCCGAGGAAACTTTCACAATTAAAAAACTATATAATGGGACAACAGTTCGATTATATTTTTTCTGATCCACCATATGAAAATGGATTTATACAAGACACCATAGATTTGGTTGTGACCTATGATTTATTAAAGCCTGACGGTGTTTTACTCTTAGAACACCATAAGGACGAGGCATTTACCTTGCCTGAATCATGGGAATGTATAAAAGAACAGAAATTTGGTTATACGATGGTTTCCTATTTTGTAAACATAGCTGAAAGGAGCTAA
- a CDS encoding NAD(P)H-dependent glycerol-3-phosphate dehydrogenase: MNVVVVGSGSWGTALAIKSVLAGNTTTLYCRRPEFAKQLAEDLENKEYLPGVTLPKELLYSSDLATCINAADIVLMVTPSVHVRTSLESLKPYAHKEQSYILCSKGVERTTGKLLTTVMREVLGPVGCNLAVLSGPNHAEEIGRDLPAASVLSTENLEVATMLQKTLCSQNFRIYANTDITGVELAGATKNIIALAAGIVDGLKLGDNCKALLLTRGLHEMTRFGVALGAQKETYAGLAGMGDLIATCMSPHGRNRAAGQQLADGKTMDYIINHTNMVVEGFFATDIVYKMACEHHIEMPITKALYEVLYEEKSPALALAELMGRDIKIEVS; this comes from the coding sequence ATGAATGTTGTTGTTGTCGGCTCTGGTAGCTGGGGTACTGCTCTTGCTATTAAATCCGTATTAGCTGGAAATACTACAACTTTATATTGTCGACGCCCAGAATTTGCTAAACAATTAGCAGAAGATTTAGAGAATAAAGAGTACTTACCAGGTGTAACATTACCAAAGGAATTACTATATAGCTCAGATCTTGCTACTTGTATCAATGCGGCTGATATCGTTCTAATGGTTACACCGTCTGTACATGTACGCACTAGCTTAGAGTCTCTTAAACCATATGCGCATAAAGAACAATCCTATATACTTTGCTCAAAAGGTGTAGAACGTACTACTGGCAAGTTATTGACTACAGTTATGCGAGAGGTTCTAGGCCCTGTAGGATGTAATCTCGCAGTTTTATCTGGTCCAAATCATGCTGAGGAAATTGGTCGTGATTTGCCTGCTGCCTCTGTATTGAGTACAGAAAATCTTGAAGTGGCCACTATGTTACAGAAAACATTATGTAGTCAAAACTTTAGGATTTATGCAAATACCGATATTACTGGTGTTGAATTAGCTGGGGCTACGAAGAATATTATTGCTCTTGCCGCAGGGATCGTTGACGGATTAAAGTTAGGTGATAACTGTAAAGCCTTACTCTTAACACGTGGTTTACATGAGATGACTCGTTTTGGTGTAGCCTTAGGGGCACAAAAGGAAACCTATGCTGGTCTTGCTGGTATGGGGGATTTGATTGCCACCTGTATGAGTCCTCATGGCCGTAATAGAGCAGCTGGTCAACAATTAGCAGATGGAAAAACAATGGACTATATCATTAATCATACGAATATGGTTGTAGAAGGCTTCTTTGCTACGGACATTGTTTATAAGATGGCTTGTGAACATCATATTGAAATGCCTATAACCAAGGCTTTATATGAAGTTTTATATGAAGAAAAATCTCCAGCTTTGGCATTAGCTGAATTGATGGGACGAGATATTAAAATTGAAGTATCATAA
- the plsY gene encoding glycerol-3-phosphate 1-O-acyltransferase PlsY: MDIMIIVYAVLAYLIGSIPSGLIIGKTFFNTDVRQYGSKNIGATNTYRVIGLKAALPVFLCDALKGAAGVVLLSSYGPMYMILGGILAMMGHNWSIFLGFKGGRGVATGLGVLIALSPLVALIAFLVWGVIVYFTKLVSLGSIIAAALVPILMYFTGESYWFVGFGALAALFVIVRHWDNIKRLLAGNELKVERIKKD, translated from the coding sequence ATGGATATTATGATTATTGTATATGCTGTGTTGGCATACCTTATTGGTTCAATTCCTAGTGGCCTAATTATTGGCAAGACCTTCTTTAATACAGATGTACGTCAATACGGTTCTAAAAATATAGGTGCTACTAATACGTATCGCGTTATAGGTCTAAAAGCTGCATTACCAGTATTTCTCTGTGATGCTTTAAAAGGGGCAGCTGGGGTTGTATTGTTGTCCTCTTATGGACCTATGTATATGATCTTAGGTGGTATCCTTGCTATGATGGGCCATAACTGGTCTATTTTCTTAGGCTTTAAAGGCGGTCGTGGGGTAGCTACAGGACTAGGAGTTCTAATTGCTTTATCACCATTAGTGGCTTTGATTGCCTTCTTGGTATGGGGCGTGATTGTCTATTTTACTAAGCTCGTATCACTAGGATCTATTATAGCAGCAGCTTTAGTACCAATTTTAATGTATTTTACAGGAGAATCTTATTGGTTCGTAGGCTTTGGCGCTTTGGCAGCTTTATTTGTCATTGTTCGACATTGGGATAATATTAAACGTTTACTAGCAGGTAATGAGTTAAAAGTAGAACGTATCAAAAAGGATTAA
- the der gene encoding ribosome biogenesis GTPase Der, which produces MAKPLVAVVGRPNVGKSTLFNAIVNKRISIVEDIPGVTRDRIYFDAEWLNREFTMIDTGGIEFITDNSHVIPKMMRLQAELAIEEADVILFVVDGKQGIVPADEEVANILRASGKPVVLVVNKIDSVNQEPNIYEFYNLGLGDPIGISAKNLMNLGDLLDDTVKHFPPVGTNVDDEDTIHVAVIGRPNVGKSSLTNALLGQDRVIVSDVAGTTRDSIDTYWTHGDQKFVLIDTAGMRRKSKIEEAVERYSIVRSLRSVDRSDIVVLVLDAQDGVTEQDKKIAGYAYEAGKGVIIVVNKWDLIEKDDKTTLRFTEDIYDELGFLQFAPILFASALTKQRIHRLADMLKFVSEQQYRRVSTGTLNQLLQDAQTVNPVPSRNGRIPKIYYMTQASVKPPTFILFVNEPELIHFSYMRFLENRLRESFGFEGTPIRLVLRGKKRDDED; this is translated from the coding sequence ATGGCAAAACCATTAGTGGCCGTTGTAGGTCGTCCAAATGTAGGGAAATCTACACTTTTTAATGCCATTGTTAATAAACGGATCTCTATCGTTGAAGATATCCCTGGTGTAACACGGGATCGTATTTACTTTGACGCAGAGTGGTTAAATCGTGAATTTACAATGATCGATACAGGCGGCATCGAATTTATTACAGATAATAGTCATGTCATTCCTAAGATGATGCGATTACAAGCTGAATTGGCTATTGAAGAGGCAGATGTAATCTTATTTGTGGTAGATGGCAAACAAGGTATTGTACCTGCTGATGAAGAGGTAGCTAATATCTTACGTGCTAGTGGTAAACCTGTAGTATTAGTTGTTAACAAAATTGACAGTGTTAATCAGGAACCTAATATTTATGAATTCTACAATCTTGGCTTAGGCGATCCTATCGGTATTTCCGCTAAGAACTTAATGAATTTAGGCGACTTATTAGATGATACGGTTAAACATTTCCCTCCAGTTGGGACAAATGTTGATGACGAAGATACCATTCATGTCGCAGTTATTGGTCGTCCTAATGTAGGCAAATCTTCTTTGACTAATGCCTTATTGGGTCAAGATCGTGTAATCGTATCTGATGTAGCAGGCACAACACGTGACTCTATCGATACATATTGGACTCATGGCGATCAAAAGTTTGTTCTTATTGACACAGCAGGTATGCGTCGTAAGTCTAAAATCGAAGAAGCTGTTGAACGATATAGTATTGTTCGTTCCTTGCGCTCTGTAGACCGTTCAGATATCGTCGTTCTTGTTCTTGATGCGCAAGATGGTGTTACAGAACAAGATAAGAAAATTGCTGGCTATGCTTATGAAGCAGGTAAGGGTGTAATTATTGTTGTTAATAAATGGGATCTTATTGAAAAAGATGACAAAACAACATTGCGCTTTACTGAAGATATTTATGATGAATTAGGTTTCTTGCAATTTGCTCCAATTCTATTTGCTTCAGCACTTACAAAACAACGTATACACCGTTTAGCAGATATGCTTAAGTTTGTATCTGAACAACAATATCGTCGCGTGTCTACAGGTACATTAAATCAATTGTTACAAGATGCTCAAACAGTAAATCCTGTACCTTCTCGTAATGGCAGAATTCCAAAAATTTACTATATGACGCAAGCTAGTGTTAAACCACCTACATTTATTTTGTTTGTAAATGAACCAGAGTTAATTCACTTCTCATATATGCGTTTCTTAGAAAATAGATTGCGTGAGTCTTTCGGTTTTGAAGGAACACCAATTCGTTTAGTATTGCGTGGTAAGAAACGAGATGATGAAGACTAA
- a CDS encoding bifunctional 4-hydroxy-3-methylbut-2-enyl diphosphate reductase/30S ribosomal protein S1 has product MEIILAENYGFCYGVKRAVEMADEAANSEGKSYTLGPIIHNPQVVGRLESKGVSPIQEVADIDEGTMIIRSHGVGPAIYAEAEEKGLHILDATCPHVKKAQQDAKSVIEDGMTLVILGEKNHPEVKSINLWANNRGIIIEDEESAEKLQIVEKMGVVVQTTFSQFKFNSIIEILEKKSKNLKIFKTICNATQERQNSAVDLARNVDLMIVIGGKNSGNTNRLAEVCRDVGCTTYHIETSTELQLEWFNRVQTVGVTAGASTPDWIIKEVIETMKDFAELLAAEGQEEFKKGNVVEGTVVQVEDERAYVSFGYKTEAILNRTEISYPAPESAKDVLKNGDEIKAVIMNHIKEDNPIYLSMTRLAKDEDWQYVIEAQEKDEAIVCKGIDAIPAGLVVTVKSLRGFIPLSQGDVHFVKSLDNLVGTEFEAKVLEIDEKKNRLVLSRRAVLEVERQAKLAEALKNINVGDNYKGIVRKIMPYGAFVDIGGIEGLLHISDISWQKIKKVEDVLSVGQEIEVKLQSFDAESNKLSLSLKALSKSPWDVAEETLHVGDVINGKVVRLVAYGAFVAVNDDIQGLLHISQITKQRNAKVEDYLNRGQEVEVKIISLNKDEKKLGLALTELMEAKETAEDAE; this is encoded by the coding sequence ATGGAAATAATTTTGGCTGAAAACTACGGCTTTTGCTATGGCGTAAAACGAGCTGTTGAAATGGCTGATGAAGCTGCCAATAGCGAGGGTAAAAGTTATACATTAGGTCCTATCATTCACAATCCTCAAGTTGTAGGGCGCTTAGAAAGTAAAGGGGTAAGCCCGATTCAAGAGGTTGCTGATATCGATGAAGGAACTATGATTATTAGATCTCATGGTGTAGGTCCTGCCATTTACGCTGAAGCCGAAGAAAAGGGCTTACATATTTTAGATGCTACATGTCCTCATGTAAAAAAAGCACAACAAGATGCTAAGTCTGTCATTGAAGATGGCATGACATTGGTGATTTTAGGCGAAAAAAACCATCCTGAGGTTAAAAGCATCAATTTATGGGCAAATAACAGAGGAATAATCATCGAAGATGAAGAATCCGCCGAAAAACTACAAATTGTGGAAAAAATGGGCGTTGTTGTACAAACTACCTTTTCACAATTCAAATTTAACAGTATAATAGAGATATTAGAGAAAAAATCTAAGAATCTTAAGATTTTCAAAACGATATGCAATGCAACGCAAGAACGACAGAACTCTGCCGTTGACTTAGCACGTAATGTAGATCTTATGATAGTGATAGGCGGTAAGAACAGCGGCAATACAAACCGATTGGCAGAGGTTTGTCGTGACGTTGGATGTACAACATATCACATTGAAACTTCTACTGAATTACAACTGGAATGGTTTAACCGAGTACAGACGGTAGGAGTTACAGCAGGAGCATCGACTCCCGACTGGATTATTAAGGAGGTCATTGAGACAATGAAAGATTTTGCAGAATTATTAGCAGCAGAAGGTCAAGAAGAATTTAAGAAAGGGAACGTTGTAGAAGGTACAGTAGTTCAAGTTGAAGATGAACGCGCATATGTATCTTTTGGCTACAAAACTGAAGCCATTTTGAACAGAACTGAAATTTCTTATCCAGCACCAGAATCTGCCAAAGATGTGTTGAAAAATGGTGATGAAATTAAAGCAGTTATCATGAACCACATCAAAGAAGATAATCCTATTTATCTTTCCATGACTCGCTTGGCTAAAGATGAAGATTGGCAATATGTTATCGAAGCACAAGAAAAAGATGAAGCTATCGTATGTAAAGGTATTGATGCTATCCCAGCAGGTTTGGTAGTAACAGTTAAATCCCTTCGTGGTTTCATTCCATTGTCCCAAGGTGATGTTCATTTCGTAAAATCCTTGGACAACTTGGTTGGTACAGAATTCGAAGCTAAAGTACTTGAAATCGACGAAAAGAAAAACCGTTTGGTTCTTTCCCGTCGTGCAGTATTGGAAGTAGAACGTCAAGCTAAATTAGCTGAAGCATTGAAAAACATCAACGTTGGCGACAACTATAAAGGTATCGTTCGTAAAATCATGCCTTATGGTGCTTTCGTAGATATCGGCGGTATTGAAGGTTTACTTCACATTTCCGACATTTCTTGGCAAAAAATCAAAAAAGTGGAAGATGTTCTTTCCGTTGGTCAAGAAATCGAAGTTAAATTACAATCCTTCGACGCTGAAAGCAACAAATTATCCTTGTCCTTAAAAGCTTTATCTAAGAGCCCATGGGACGTAGCTGAAGAAACATTGCACGTTGGCGATGTTATCAACGGTAAAGTTGTTCGTTTGGTAGCTTATGGTGCATTCGTAGCTGTTAACGACGACATCCAAGGTTTACTTCACATTTCTCAAATTACAAAACAACGTAATGCGAAAGTTGAAGATTACTTAAACCGTGGTCAAGAAGTTGAAGTTAAAATCATTTCTCTTAACAAAGATGAAAAGAAATTGGGCTTGGCTTTAACTGAATTGATGGAAGCAAAAGAAACTGCAGAAGACGCTGAATAA
- a CDS encoding lysophospholipid acyltransferase family protein, with amino-acid sequence MNKFSTWLWRTAFWLRYKVGYGLKVYGRDNFPMEGPVIVVPNHLSNNDPPICGYALPRHVHFMAKQELFVNPISRFFCTWLGAFPLNRGAIDKVAIRHALGLLKDNKVLGIFAEGNRQKNGKLGRFHDGAASIALRTGIGITPVAIIGSHNMKKNQVACIIGKQVPVSKAKPTPEAIKEVNDRVKGEIQRMIDSYHENRIEETLWK; translated from the coding sequence ATGAATAAATTTTCTACATGGCTTTGGCGTACTGCTTTTTGGTTGCGTTATAAAGTCGGCTATGGATTAAAGGTATACGGTCGTGATAATTTCCCTATGGAAGGTCCCGTTATTGTTGTACCAAATCATTTAAGTAATAATGATCCACCTATTTGTGGGTATGCATTACCAAGACATGTGCACTTTATGGCAAAGCAGGAGTTATTCGTAAATCCTATTTCTCGATTTTTCTGTACTTGGCTTGGTGCGTTTCCTCTAAACCGTGGAGCTATTGATAAGGTGGCTATTCGTCATGCATTAGGCTTATTGAAAGATAATAAGGTGCTAGGTATATTTGCCGAAGGGAATCGACAAAAGAATGGGAAACTTGGAAGATTCCATGACGGAGCCGCATCCATTGCGTTGCGTACGGGTATTGGCATTACACCAGTTGCGATTATTGGATCTCATAATATGAAGAAAAATCAAGTCGCATGTATTATTGGTAAACAAGTTCCTGTAAGTAAGGCAAAGCCAACACCGGAAGCAATAAAAGAAGTTAATGATCGTGTGAAAGGTGAAATCCAACGCATGATAGATTCGTATCATGAAAATCGTATAGAGGAGACTTTATGGAAATAA
- the cmk gene encoding (d)CMP kinase, with translation MNTKKIAIAIDGPAGAGKSSISKVVANELGYLYIDTGAMYRGVTWAVLDSHVDVNNQKEVEALLPSLDLTLEPTASACKVYVKGQDVTDLIRQQQINENVSTIASYKGVREYLVERQQAMAAVGGVILDGRDIGSVVLPNAELKIYLTASVDARAKRRWLEVQGTSNEQPLEDIKKNVESRDEMDKNRDESPLVCVEDAIVVDSSNMTFDETVKHILHLVQERI, from the coding sequence ATGAATACTAAAAAAATTGCCATTGCTATTGATGGTCCTGCAGGGGCTGGTAAAAGTAGTATTTCAAAAGTAGTGGCTAATGAATTAGGTTATTTATATATTGATACAGGTGCTATGTATCGAGGTGTTACATGGGCTGTTCTTGATAGTCATGTAGATGTTAACAATCAAAAGGAGGTTGAGGCTTTACTCCCTTCATTAGATTTAACACTAGAGCCTACGGCAAGTGCTTGTAAAGTGTATGTAAAAGGTCAAGATGTAACTGATTTAATTCGACAACAACAAATCAATGAAAATGTATCAACCATTGCTTCTTATAAAGGAGTACGTGAATACCTAGTTGAACGTCAACAAGCAATGGCAGCTGTTGGTGGTGTTATTTTAGATGGTCGTGATATAGGTTCTGTTGTATTACCGAATGCAGAATTGAAAATATATTTAACTGCTTCTGTAGATGCACGAGCTAAACGTAGATGGCTTGAAGTTCAAGGTACTTCTAATGAGCAACCATTAGAAGACATTAAAAAGAACGTAGAAAGTCGTGATGAAATGGATAAAAATCGTGATGAATCTCCACTCGTATGTGTTGAGGATGCCATTGTTGTGGATTCTAGTAATATGACATTTGATGAAACAGTGAAACATATATTGCATCTAGTACAGGAGCGAATCTAA
- a CDS encoding NAD(P)/FAD-dependent oxidoreductase, translating to MKQIIVIGGGAAGLMAAVIAGREGARVILLEKMNMVGKKMGITGKGRCNITNNADMTEFIKNTPGNGKFLYGAYERFSNEDLLELLHSWGLKTKVERGGRVFPESDSALEVRNTFMKILKKYNVQVHLNEPVTSITVKDDRVVGVTTDKEQYACDAAIICTGGASYPLTGSTGDGYTLAKKIGHTITDIRPSLVPIVTEESWVKDIMGLSLRNVEVSVISKNKVQAKQFGEMMFTHFGLTGPTILSLSHTVGKLLRKKNPQITIEINLKPALTAEVLDKRLQKDFDLYSKKQLANGMKDLLPVNLIPIVIKLAELDPSKPINQITKEERLRLCHVLQHMTLTVKELRPVAEAIVTAGGISLKEFSPKTMESKLVKGLYGAGEVLDIDAFTGGYNLQAAFSTGYVAAMHAVHGDEE from the coding sequence ATGAAACAAATCATAGTCATTGGTGGTGGTGCGGCAGGTCTTATGGCGGCTGTTATAGCAGGTCGTGAAGGTGCTCGTGTCATATTACTTGAAAAAATGAATATGGTTGGTAAGAAGATGGGGATTACCGGTAAAGGTCGATGTAATATTACAAATAATGCAGATATGACTGAGTTCATTAAAAATACGCCAGGTAATGGCAAGTTCCTCTACGGTGCTTATGAACGCTTTAGTAATGAAGACTTGCTTGAACTATTACATAGTTGGGGTTTGAAAACTAAGGTAGAACGTGGTGGTCGCGTATTCCCTGAATCTGATTCCGCTCTAGAAGTACGCAATACATTCATGAAAATCTTGAAAAAGTATAATGTTCAAGTTCATTTAAATGAACCTGTTACATCTATTACTGTAAAAGATGATCGAGTAGTGGGTGTTACAACAGATAAAGAACAATATGCTTGTGATGCTGCTATCATCTGTACTGGGGGTGCTTCTTATCCTTTAACAGGTTCGACTGGTGATGGATATACTTTAGCTAAGAAAATAGGGCATACCATTACGGATATTAGACCATCGTTGGTGCCAATTGTAACTGAGGAATCATGGGTGAAGGATATTATGGGGCTTAGCCTTCGTAATGTTGAGGTATCCGTTATTTCTAAAAATAAGGTACAGGCCAAGCAATTCGGGGAAATGATGTTCACCCATTTCGGCCTTACAGGTCCTACCATCTTGTCGTTAAGTCATACGGTAGGCAAATTATTGCGTAAGAAAAATCCTCAAATTACTATTGAAATAAATCTTAAGCCTGCATTAACTGCAGAAGTATTAGATAAGCGATTACAAAAAGATTTTGATTTATATTCTAAGAAACAATTGGCTAATGGAATGAAGGATTTACTGCCGGTAAATCTTATTCCTATTGTTATAAAGCTTGCTGAATTAGATCCAAGCAAACCAATTAATCAAATCACAAAAGAAGAACGTTTGCGTTTATGTCATGTATTACAGCATATGACATTAACCGTTAAAGAATTGCGTCCGGTGGCAGAAGCCATTGTGACAGCAGGGGGAATCTCGTTAAAAGAATTTAGTCCAAAAACAATGGAATCTAAATTAGTGAAAGGTTTATATGGCGCCGGTGAGGTTTTGGATATTGATGCCTTTACGGGTGGCTATAATTTACAAGCAGCTTTTTCTACTGGTTATGTAGCGGCTATGCATGCTGTACATGGTGATGAAGAATAG